Proteins from a genomic interval of Paenibacillus sp. RC334:
- a CDS encoding CehA/McbA family metallohydrolase yields the protein MRDAVLLDAVCQKYKGNIHAHSFRSDGEYTVEQMIEAYRSKGYDFMCLSDHEIYFHSDAYDTETFIMLDGYEMACEMERNTTGQQYHLHGLLDRSLLAEKPFQHDEEHAKPDYESLDTIQQLIDEMRSKGNLVIMNHPEWSKNREEDLHKLEGYAAIEIYNHQSEIQEAVGYGVSYWDYVLKRGKQVNAIAADDAHGGPTDMVVSEFYGGWIAVETDQLEQQAIIEAIKAGHYYSSNGPMIHDLRIENDRFKVKCSPVRSIRFITFPDNGLAEMDPTGQCITEAEYIIQNNEQYVRVECVDASGRVAWSNPIYPKSERQLLEEL from the coding sequence ATGAGAGATGCTGTTCTTTTGGATGCTGTCTGTCAAAAGTATAAAGGAAACATTCATGCACACTCTTTTCGCAGTGATGGCGAGTATACCGTAGAGCAAATGATAGAAGCCTATCGCTCTAAGGGCTATGATTTTATGTGCTTGAGTGACCATGAGATCTATTTTCATAGCGATGCGTATGACACGGAAACGTTTATTATGCTGGACGGCTATGAAATGGCTTGCGAGATGGAACGTAATACGACCGGTCAGCAGTATCATCTGCATGGACTTTTGGATCGCTCATTGTTGGCAGAGAAGCCTTTTCAGCATGATGAGGAACATGCAAAGCCGGATTATGAGAGCTTGGATACCATTCAGCAATTGATTGATGAAATGAGGAGCAAAGGAAATCTTGTCATTATGAATCATCCCGAATGGTCTAAAAATCGGGAAGAGGATTTGCATAAACTTGAGGGCTATGCAGCGATCGAAATCTATAATCATCAATCCGAAATCCAAGAGGCGGTAGGTTATGGTGTATCCTACTGGGACTATGTTCTCAAGCGAGGCAAGCAGGTAAACGCAATCGCCGCAGACGATGCTCACGGGGGGCCGACTGATATGGTGGTATCCGAATTTTATGGAGGTTGGATAGCTGTAGAGACCGATCAATTAGAGCAACAGGCGATTATCGAGGCCATAAAAGCAGGTCATTATTATAGCTCCAATGGTCCCATGATCCATGATCTTCGCATTGAGAACGACAGGTTTAAAGTCAAATGCTCTCCTGTACGAAGCATTCGTTTTATTACTTTCCCGGACAATGGCTTGGCTGAAATGGATCCGACGGGTCAATGCATCACCGAAGCCGAATATATCATTCAAAATAATGAGCAATATGTACGAGTGGAATGTGTAGATGCATCGGGCAGAGTAGCGTGGAGCAATCCAATCTACCCGAAATCTGAGCGGCAGTTATTGGAGGAGCTATGA
- a CDS encoding DeoR/GlpR family DNA-binding transcription regulator: protein MSLAGEERKLSIMNMLNEHGKVIAGDLARMFEVTTETIRRDLDELEKENKLKKVYGGAIKLKVEVEPALFERACINQEAKEKIGYLAFTLIDDHDVIFIDEGTTPLQIIPYLSQKQQVTVLTSSISAMMSLIELQKREQFDGRIIMLGGEVSVKHLRVSGAIAEANMSDFFVNKAFVTVDALSMEHGFTSYDYEKATLTRKWIQQSETSIVLADSSKWNKRSMVKICDFENVDVVISELEPPSEWKTQLEDSNTKWMMPSESYT from the coding sequence ATGTCTCTTGCGGGTGAAGAAAGAAAGCTAAGTATTATGAACATGCTAAACGAGCATGGGAAGGTCATTGCGGGCGACCTAGCACGCATGTTCGAGGTTACAACAGAAACGATTCGTAGAGATTTGGATGAGCTGGAGAAGGAGAATAAGCTCAAGAAGGTGTATGGCGGTGCGATCAAGCTGAAGGTAGAGGTAGAGCCAGCATTGTTTGAAAGAGCCTGTATTAACCAAGAGGCGAAGGAGAAAATTGGATATCTTGCTTTTACACTAATTGATGATCATGACGTTATCTTTATAGATGAAGGCACGACACCGCTTCAGATTATCCCGTATCTATCTCAGAAGCAGCAGGTTACCGTTCTAACGAGCTCGATCTCTGCCATGATGTCCTTGATCGAGCTTCAGAAACGAGAGCAATTCGATGGCCGAATTATTATGCTTGGCGGCGAAGTGAGCGTGAAGCATCTCCGTGTATCAGGTGCTATTGCAGAAGCAAATATGTCGGATTTTTTTGTGAATAAGGCATTTGTAACTGTAGATGCCTTATCGATGGAGCACGGATTTACAAGCTATGACTATGAGAAAGCTACGTTGACTCGTAAATGGATCCAGCAGTCGGAAACTTCCATCGTTTTGGCGGATTCATCGAAATGGAACAAGCGGTCTATGGTTAAGATATGCGACTTCGAGAATGTCGATGTGGTTATTTCGGAACTGGAGCCTCCATCAGAATGGAAGACGCAGCTGGAAGACTCCAATACAAAATGGATGATGCCGAGTGAATCATATACGTGA
- a CDS encoding CehA/McbA family metallohydrolase: MKDAVYLDKSKRKYKGNLHLHTTWSDGSQEALDVVVAFKDKGYDFISITDHDVFVRTAEYDTDSFIVLPGMERGGLNHVPDKDSGYHFGVLGDPTIESEKEQFHHLQSFEIPIPWEGSQSPQKLIDEMKAHGNLVIFNHPEWHLTRFEDMVQYDGFFAIEIYNHATEWTPSSSYGAAYWDHALQNGKRVFGIAADDSHNHDPNSKIAEYGGGWVSVEAEELSQQGIIDALKKGQFYSSSGPEILDYRVEDGFVNVECSPCQYIMFKAFPQRGPFLVQYETGELMTSGSMMIQKDMQYIRVECVDEKGRVAWSNPIFVGDLAEEEQQ, translated from the coding sequence ATGAAAGACGCAGTGTATTTAGACAAAAGCAAAAGGAAGTACAAAGGAAATTTGCACTTACACACGACATGGTCAGATGGATCGCAAGAGGCGCTGGATGTTGTCGTTGCGTTCAAGGATAAGGGCTACGACTTTATCAGTATAACGGATCATGATGTATTCGTTCGTACGGCTGAATATGATACGGATTCTTTCATCGTGCTGCCAGGCATGGAAAGAGGAGGTTTGAATCACGTGCCGGATAAAGACTCTGGCTACCACTTTGGAGTGCTGGGTGATCCGACAATAGAGTCGGAGAAGGAACAATTTCATCATTTGCAATCGTTTGAGATTCCCATTCCTTGGGAGGGATCACAATCTCCGCAGAAGCTCATTGATGAAATGAAGGCTCATGGAAATCTCGTCATTTTCAATCACCCGGAATGGCATTTGACACGTTTCGAGGATATGGTTCAGTACGATGGATTTTTTGCGATTGAAATATACAATCATGCCACGGAATGGACGCCAAGTTCGTCTTATGGAGCGGCCTACTGGGATCATGCGCTTCAAAATGGCAAGCGTGTGTTTGGGATCGCTGCTGATGACTCGCACAATCATGACCCAAACAGCAAAATTGCTGAGTATGGGGGCGGCTGGGTTTCTGTCGAGGCGGAGGAGCTTTCGCAGCAAGGGATTATAGATGCACTAAAGAAGGGACAGTTTTATTCCAGTTCTGGACCTGAGATCCTGGATTATCGTGTGGAGGATGGGTTCGTCAACGTCGAGTGTTCGCCCTGCCAATATATTATGTTTAAAGCATTTCCACAACGCGGGCCGTTCCTCGTGCAATACGAGACAGGTGAGCTGATGACCTCTGGAAGCATGATGATTCAGAAGGACATGCAATATATTCGGGTCGAATGTGTGGACGAGAAGGGCAGAGTAGCTTGGTCTAATCCGATCTTTGTGGGAGATTTGGCGGAGGAGGAACAACAATGA
- the phnX gene encoding phosphonoacetaldehyde hydrolase, with the protein MKIEGIILDWAGTTVDYGCFAPVQVFMDIFKEMGIPLTMEEVRAPMGQLKRDHIRSLLQMPRIEASFQVKFARSYTEADIDELHDRFEPRLLSILPQYGRPNPHVVETIQLLKQQGLKIGATTGYTSTMLSIVEKAAKEYGYEPDHWVTPDLVMDKGRPYPYMIYENMKQLGLGHHAQVVKVGDTISDIQEANSAGVWAIGIVKGSSMLGLTEAEVEHLSPEEERQIMAGVRKNYMEAGAHGVIEDISQLPAMIEQINERLMNKELPYANPHQ; encoded by the coding sequence ATGAAAATTGAAGGCATTATTTTAGATTGGGCAGGGACGACAGTTGATTATGGCTGCTTTGCACCAGTGCAGGTGTTTATGGATATTTTCAAGGAAATGGGCATCCCATTAACGATGGAAGAGGTTCGTGCTCCAATGGGGCAACTGAAGCGGGATCATATTCGATCGTTGCTGCAAATGCCAAGAATAGAAGCTTCTTTTCAGGTGAAATTTGCCCGTAGTTATACGGAGGCGGATATTGATGAGCTGCATGATCGATTTGAACCTAGACTGCTGTCTATTCTCCCGCAATATGGAAGGCCAAATCCACATGTTGTAGAGACCATACAGCTGTTGAAGCAGCAAGGCTTAAAAATTGGAGCAACGACAGGCTATACTTCCACCATGCTTTCCATTGTGGAAAAGGCTGCCAAGGAATATGGCTACGAACCTGATCATTGGGTAACTCCTGATCTGGTTATGGATAAAGGCAGACCTTATCCGTATATGATCTATGAAAATATGAAGCAGCTTGGTCTGGGTCATCATGCACAAGTGGTTAAGGTCGGAGATACGATATCTGATATTCAAGAGGCAAATAGTGCAGGCGTGTGGGCGATTGGTATCGTGAAAGGCAGCTCTATGCTTGGTCTTACGGAAGCTGAGGTAGAGCATTTGTCTCCAGAGGAAGAACGTCAGATTATGGCTGGTGTGCGTAAGAACTATATGGAAGCAGGAGCGCATGGCGTTATTGAGGACATATCCCAGTTGCCTGCGATGATTGAGCAAATCAATGAACGATTGATGAATAAGGAGCTGCCTTATGCCAATCCGCATCAATAG
- a CDS encoding extracellular solute-binding protein, producing the protein MKRLALGLVSIITSITLLAGCSTGSNSGSVTESSSNDGNMKEVVISVRENTWGARKDNFIEAEKRLNEELKSENVQIKIDWWPGVGDDELILQAQAKKVADVFINSSVDIGWQLNAGLIRDVDWVGTSDVFKNMPKSYDNIMKYQNHYYGVIQDMDASPVFISRKALEGLGWTAAQIDELKARVDSGSFTFGELVDLADAAVKQKLVKVGFGVEDTRFEGWNYTFGNFNYNAEQNKMVLSPNTQKVYEFWYDALQRGVVTEGIADIDTDKAAELFIKGQLFAEFARTEFYQVMRKQLGMDDDLAGYEKWFKENAIWIPVPSVQQGGKPVSYSNPAMIYVGANVDDEKMPYVQRLIEHVLDADLQINHTLKSGKLPVTAAAQEDPRFQKMSFYKDHAYLIDFTKTRPAQMDYAVYMKSFTLGIDAILTKGRTASQAYELFKKDVQQNVPADSLIVE; encoded by the coding sequence ATGAAGAGGCTTGCACTTGGATTAGTTAGTATAATTACAAGTATTACATTGTTAGCGGGATGTAGTACAGGCTCAAATTCTGGTTCGGTTACAGAGTCTTCTAGCAATGATGGGAATATGAAAGAGGTCGTGATTTCCGTTCGTGAGAACACATGGGGAGCGCGTAAGGACAATTTTATAGAAGCAGAAAAGCGTTTGAACGAAGAATTGAAGTCGGAAAATGTGCAGATCAAAATAGACTGGTGGCCTGGCGTTGGCGATGATGAGCTGATTTTGCAAGCGCAAGCTAAAAAAGTAGCAGATGTGTTTATTAACTCCAGCGTAGATATTGGGTGGCAGTTGAACGCCGGTCTAATCCGCGATGTGGATTGGGTTGGGACATCAGATGTGTTCAAAAACATGCCAAAATCCTACGATAACATTATGAAGTACCAAAACCACTACTATGGCGTTATTCAGGATATGGACGCTTCTCCTGTATTCATTAGCCGAAAGGCACTGGAAGGCTTGGGCTGGACAGCCGCGCAAATCGATGAGCTGAAGGCTCGTGTTGATTCCGGCAGTTTTACATTCGGCGAGCTTGTTGATCTTGCAGATGCGGCTGTTAAGCAAAAGCTGGTTAAGGTAGGCTTTGGAGTTGAGGATACCCGATTTGAGGGCTGGAATTATACATTCGGCAACTTCAATTATAATGCGGAACAGAACAAGATGGTGCTGTCGCCAAATACGCAGAAGGTCTATGAGTTTTGGTATGACGCGCTGCAGCGCGGCGTAGTCACGGAGGGGATTGCTGATATTGATACGGACAAGGCTGCGGAGCTGTTCATTAAAGGCCAGTTATTCGCTGAATTTGCCCGTACTGAATTTTATCAAGTCATGCGTAAGCAACTTGGCATGGATGATGACTTGGCTGGCTATGAAAAATGGTTTAAGGAAAATGCCATCTGGATTCCGGTTCCGTCAGTTCAGCAGGGAGGAAAGCCTGTATCCTACAGCAATCCTGCGATGATCTATGTAGGAGCTAATGTGGATGATGAAAAGATGCCTTATGTTCAAAGGCTGATTGAGCATGTGCTGGATGCAGATCTGCAGATTAATCATACGCTTAAGAGCGGCAAGCTGCCTGTAACGGCGGCAGCACAGGAGGATCCGCGCTTCCAAAAAATGAGCTTCTACAAAGATCATGCTTATTTAATCGATTTTACGAAAACTCGCCCGGCTCAAATGGATTATGCGGTCTATATGAAATCTTTTACGCTTGGAATTGATGCTATTCTGACA
- the phnW gene encoding 2-aminoethylphosphonate--pyruvate transaminase: MSNPYLLLTPGPLSTTSTVKEAMLKDWCTWDHEYKAIVEQIRLQLLEVGRTSNEHYAALFMQGSGTFGIEATLGSVIPSEGKLLILQNGAYGKRIEEIAKVLKIPHLSLVFEANTQVDPQAVERKLVEDEAITHVAMVHCETTTGILNPLEAVMDVIKRNNRIAIIDAMSSFGGIPMEVEELQIDFIISSSNKCIQGVPGFSFILCKRDELIKCKGKARSLSLDLYDQWETMEKDAGKWRFTSPTHVVHAFAQALKELDEEGGVEARHARYRTNQQIVVEGLTQAGFTAYLPRELQSPIITTFLYPTHIPFAFEHFYNFLKSAGFVIYPGKLTDANVFRIGNIGDVHAKDMERLSEQILRYVGVTKYEN; the protein is encoded by the coding sequence ATGAGCAATCCGTATTTATTATTAACACCGGGTCCCTTATCCACAACGTCAACGGTCAAAGAGGCGATGCTAAAGGATTGGTGCACTTGGGATCATGAGTATAAGGCGATTGTCGAGCAGATTCGTCTGCAACTATTAGAGGTTGGCCGCACATCTAACGAGCACTATGCCGCTCTGTTCATGCAGGGCAGTGGCACCTTCGGTATTGAAGCGACGCTTGGATCTGTCATCCCGAGTGAAGGCAAGCTGTTAATTTTGCAAAATGGCGCGTATGGGAAGCGCATCGAGGAAATCGCAAAGGTGCTCAAAATTCCCCATCTATCTCTTGTATTTGAAGCTAATACGCAGGTAGATCCACAAGCAGTGGAGAGAAAACTGGTTGAGGATGAAGCTATTACACATGTGGCCATGGTCCATTGTGAGACGACAACAGGCATTCTGAATCCGCTTGAAGCGGTGATGGATGTGATTAAGCGGAATAATCGAATAGCAATAATTGATGCAATGAGTAGCTTCGGAGGCATTCCGATGGAAGTAGAGGAGTTGCAAATCGACTTTATAATAAGCAGTTCAAATAAATGCATCCAGGGTGTTCCAGGCTTTAGCTTTATTCTATGTAAAAGGGATGAGCTCATAAAATGCAAAGGAAAAGCGCGGTCGTTATCGCTTGATTTGTATGACCAGTGGGAGACGATGGAGAAGGATGCTGGCAAATGGCGCTTTACTTCGCCAACGCATGTCGTGCACGCGTTTGCGCAGGCGCTAAAGGAGCTAGATGAAGAGGGCGGCGTGGAAGCCCGTCATGCGCGATATCGGACCAACCAGCAAATCGTCGTGGAAGGGTTGACTCAAGCTGGCTTTACGGCCTACTTGCCAAGGGAGCTACAGTCTCCCATTATTACAACCTTCTTGTATCCAACACATATTCCTTTTGCATTTGAACATTTTTATAACTTCTTGAAGTCGGCTGGTTTTGTCATTTACCCTGGCAAATTAACAGATGCTAATGTATTTCGAATCGGGAATATAGGGGATGTGCATGCCAAGGATATGGAGCGATTAAGTGAGCAAATATTACGTTATGTTGGAGTGACCAAATATGAAAATTGA
- a CDS encoding aspartate aminotransferase family protein has protein sequence MPIRINSRIEGDINGTDERQAWQDEHLSEETLAVLDQDSKLFLHQSMSTPCLNAIVSAEGIYIEDVDGRRVMDFHGNSVHHVGYKNEHVMNAIIKQMQQLPFLPRRYTSQVAIDLAQKLTELAPGDLNKVLFAPGGTSAIGIALKLARRATGKHKTISTWDSFHGANLDAISVGGEAVFRSGIGPLMTGTEHMMPYNSYRSIFGEGETAAAKNLDYLSYMLEREVDVCAVILEPIRSTDVQIPSVAYMQRLRQICDDYGVLLILDEIPTALGRTGKMFVHEHYDIVPDIVVIGKGFGGGIFPMAGIVAREHLDIAGDISLGHYTHEKSAVGCAAALATIEYIEKENLLDHAQSMEQWLLFHLGELQKKYAVIGDVRVKGMLAAIELVSDRETKEKEVTGAEKVLYECLSRGLSFKVSSGNVITLVPPLITSITQMEEAILILDQSLEQVFTK, from the coding sequence ATGCCAATCCGCATCAATAGTCGTATAGAAGGAGATATCAATGGAACGGATGAACGTCAAGCTTGGCAAGATGAGCATCTAAGTGAAGAGACGCTTGCTGTCTTGGACCAGGATAGCAAGCTCTTTCTTCATCAGTCGATGTCCACGCCATGTTTAAATGCCATTGTAAGTGCAGAGGGAATATACATTGAGGATGTGGATGGACGCAGAGTAATGGACTTTCATGGAAATAGCGTTCATCATGTGGGTTACAAAAATGAGCATGTAATGAATGCCATCATTAAACAGATGCAGCAGCTGCCATTTCTGCCCCGCCGATATACGAGCCAGGTTGCGATTGATCTGGCACAGAAGCTGACCGAGCTTGCACCGGGAGATTTGAACAAGGTGCTATTTGCACCCGGAGGTACAAGTGCTATTGGAATAGCACTAAAGCTTGCACGCAGAGCAACCGGTAAGCACAAAACCATTTCGACGTGGGATTCCTTTCATGGCGCAAACCTGGATGCAATATCGGTTGGTGGCGAAGCTGTATTCAGGAGTGGGATTGGACCGTTGATGACTGGAACAGAGCATATGATGCCTTATAACAGCTATCGTTCAATCTTTGGTGAAGGAGAAACGGCTGCTGCCAAAAATCTGGACTACCTATCCTATATGTTGGAACGAGAAGTTGATGTGTGCGCTGTCATTCTTGAGCCTATTCGAAGCACGGATGTACAGATTCCTAGCGTTGCCTATATGCAACGACTTCGTCAAATCTGCGACGATTATGGCGTGTTGCTCATATTGGATGAAATACCGACGGCATTAGGTCGTACAGGCAAAATGTTCGTTCACGAGCATTATGATATTGTTCCAGATATCGTCGTCATTGGTAAAGGTTTTGGAGGCGGGATTTTTCCGATGGCGGGCATCGTTGCGAGAGAGCATTTGGATATTGCGGGCGATATTTCACTCGGACATTATACCCATGAGAAAAGTGCTGTAGGCTGTGCGGCAGCTTTGGCTACCATTGAATACATCGAAAAGGAAAACCTGCTTGACCATGCGCAAAGTATGGAGCAATGGCTGCTTTTTCATCTTGGGGAGTTGCAGAAGAAGTATGCCGTAATAGGTGATGTTCGGGTTAAAGGCATGCTTGCGGCAATAGAACTCGTATCTGATCGCGAGACAAAAGAGAAGGAAGTGACAGGCGCTGAGAAAGTTCTCTATGAATGCTTGTCCCGAGGACTAAGCTTCAAGGTATCCAGCGGAAATGTCATTACGCTTGTCCCCCCACTAATTACCAGTATTACACAAATGGAGGAAGCTATTTTGATTTTGGATCAATCGCTGGAGCAAGTGTTCACAAAATGA